The genome window atcataaattatcatcatcataacCATTCAATAGattagtgtatatatatatataattatttgtttacatatgtatatatatgcatgtatatatatatatatattttatataatttgtcaACTACATTTtgcatagaaaaaaattagttatagCTGATATTATCAACCCAGAGAAAtctaacaaacaaaaaaaatagttaaagaaaaacacaaaattttcttttcattttttgctgttttgtgAAATTCTTTGCGTtacgttgtttttttgttttttttttcttttagcatTTTTATGTATTACATAAACATctaatatatatcatatatatatgcttgaatatatatatatatatatatatatatatatatattatatataatttttgttattaattatgcaaatcgCGCTGCTTTAtcaattctttaatttatactttttcgtgtgttgttgttcggaaattgttttttttttcaatgtggCGCCTAAAAGTGCGCtttggttttttctttttttcactttcactttgaGTTTTTATcgttattttccatttaaaaactACACATACATGTGCATAGCCAATACatgtatatctgtatatatatttcgtttggtatatatgtttgtatgtttatGGTATATGTATAATAGTATGACTAAGTTCGTTTTGCGCCCTGGCTCTCTATAATCTATAGATCTAACTGTAGCACTAACTAACTCGCTCTGGCTCACTTGCTATGTTATGcgttgtctttgtctttgtttattgcaatttaaacataatttatatatatatttttttaatatttcttttttcatattttcataaatttattatagacTTGAACGCaatatttgttgtagttttttgttttgaaatttaaaaaataatatttgcttaatattCGTTCGTTATGTttctcatatatatttatatatatagatagacaGATTCCGGCTTTCATTTTCGCCAGCAAAACGCATTAGCGAAATTGTGGCGAATTTGCAATGCGGAACAGACCtgttattgtattgtatatacttatatagtATTGTATgcacaattttatttgtgttacttttcattttcatttatatttttgttttgtttttttatttgtgtatttacttTAGATTCTCTTTTACCTGTTTCAAGTTCAAGTTTTTCTAACAAGCTTTTTGGTGCAACTTTGGCACTGTTACTTAGAAGTAGatgattttttgttagtttttcttttgtttaaatttaagaatgatACAATAGATACGTATACATAGACCGTATgcacagacacatacatgcatacatgtGCATACGTATGTATTTATGAAACCCAAACAAACTGCAGCTCACAAAATAAATACGCTCTCATATTTAGTGATCCAAGGGGACATTCCAGTAAACCCTTTCACACCCAATACGCGCATATTAAATGTAGCGAATGAAAGTTCTATCAAATAAAAGTCGATTTGAGACAAACCAAATAAAGAGGAAGCGCTATAGTCGGCATCGCCGAAGTTTAAATACCCTTGCAGCAGTGctaatgaataatttaaattttaacatttttaaaacatttttaaagttcacTTTTCAGGCGCACCTCAAAGTATGCTTcacaatttacttttaaaattgtagcGAAATTGAAACTTGGAAGCACCCACTGCAAAggcatacaaataataaattgcatattatatataataataaaaaaatgaatacacatatttatatatatatttaatacaataaaaaaaatatttggggGAAAGGCAtacacataaattataataataattagctTAAGTATAGCTCTATTAAATAAGTTCtttcatatatcatatttcactaccttgagatttaaaagaaagacaatttttaatatatattttgtgtttttttttttcatttttggtttgcttttgattttttgttctAGTTTCGAGTCGAAATGGATGTGAGAAAGTTTCACTGTAGCAACAAATTGcactaaatacatatatatatatataatataagtgtatacatatatatagcatgataatttaaatatgtgtatttatataatttaatttatgtatatttttaattaaaatcaaatgcaattttcattgaGCAAACACGTTTTGATAAAGCGAAACAACTAAGCGAAATCAAAAGCGTTAAGAAAACAATCAAGTTTACTTTAATCGTAGATGAACGACTAGCAGCTACCCTGTAATTAAAGGAAACTGTGCTTTTTTAAAACTCATATTAattctatgtttttttttttctttaaagttgACAAGTGAAAAGTTAAAttctcattttaaattaataaatataatttaattagagtAGACAGACATGAATGAgtattaaaattcataatcagtaaattcttttttttatattttatatcaacATTTCTTGCACATTCCCcaagtacagggtattttcaaataatgtataatttcAACATTTGAGTTTTCACTTCAATTTTCTTTGtctaacttttgtttttgtattttttttgagtttttttttgttttgttgcatgTGTAGCACCCAgcatgtaataaataaattcatatacttaattaatttggttTACTATTTTGGTTGATGCGACATTCGATATTCGAAAAACTAACTTATAAAATCAACACGAACTTCGAATTCGAATTGAAAACGATTTTCCGTCTACTTTCCATTCATATTTatcatataattaatttaatttttttttacgagtatttttaaatatatatatatatatttatttgtaaatttatagtgttgttgttcgttTACTTTACTTTGCAGTGTTGTAAAGTGTTTTTTACATGCACAATTttagtgttgcatactttttggagcaggtcaaggtAGGTAGAGGAAAGTTGGAATAAATACTAAATGGGAAatttacaaacacacacacacacacacgcacacatatacacagacacacacatgcataggAGTGGAGAGAGAGgtagggagagagagagagagagtgagagagatagatagagcTCACTCGCTAAAATCAACGCGAATTATGATAACAACTCAACGAACTCATTGAATTTAATCGGTCATTGTATGGAGTATCACTATCAGTTGAGGGCTGCAAGGGCggcggtgggcgtggcagtgttAGCTCATCTGCCACAACCGCCGACACCGCCGCCGGCACCGCTCAAATGCACTGAAGTCGCTGACAACTCGACGCGTTGACATTGGCGGCGCTCAACAATCACCGCCGTTGGCAGCGACTATTCCAGCCCTGGTCATACATTCATCGCATAGTACACGGATCCCtgggcggcagcagcagctcctcctcccacctgctgctgctgctgatgttgctgttgttgctgctgatgttgctgctgcagctgttgttgctgctgttgctgctgctgttgcactgctgctgctgtgggtGAGACCATGGCATTGCAATCGCTATGCGACACCGCAGCTGCTCCCTCGGGCACGCCCCTTTCGCTAAAGCCCGGCATGCCGCCCTCAGCCCCAAACTGATAATGTTGCTGCATCAgacgctgttgttgctgttgctgttgatgttgctgctgttgttgctgctgctgctgctgctgatgttgctgctgttgctgctgctgctgttgctgttgtgcagCCGTATGCGGATGTTGCCCGTAGTGGGCGGCATGACCACGCCCACTCACCACATGTAGCTGCATGCCAGGCAGGGCGTATCCAATGGGAACGCGTATCGTTTGCTGTGTCACCTGAGCAATGGAAACAAATAAAGCAGcgttaattaattacaaattgtcgctgaataaatttaacttaaagatTAGTCGACTAGCAGTTactctataaataaaagtccCCAACTGCAGTTACTTGTATTATGCAAAATTCAAAGTGTCTAATATACTCTTTCTCTATTCCAAATACCTCTTCAGTTGTAATCTACACTAGTCTActctacactacactacagcAGTCAACACTGCTgactatacatatattctaCTACTCTACAAAACTCTACACTTATCTACAGCGCGTCTTTTGTTCACTAATGCTCCTCTCCACATTATTTTATACTATACTACACTATTTTTCACTACAGTCTATTACTCTACACAGCTTATTCCATAACTCTACACTTCTTTATAGCACTCTGCGCTAATCTCGACTTCTTTACATCACTCTACACAAGCCTTTACCATGTTCAATGCTCTCTTCAGTACTCTCCACTACAGTACACTTTCatctatattaaaatatacaactCTTCATTATTCTCACAATTGTATTTTAGTCTACACTGCTCTCCCCACTACTTTACGTACTTTTAGCAACACTGTCCACTTCTCCACACTACTCTACACTTCTCTACACTATTTTACAAACTTGGTTAACATAGATATGCACTACTCTCCACTTTCCTACACTACTCTACACTTCTTTACACTATTCTTCACTTCCCTTCACTACTCTCCACTTCTCTACAATATtccatttaacaaattattcaaCACAGATTGACACTACCATCCGTATGTTGCTATCTGCACTGTTCACTGGGTTGTTTAACACATCACTCTCTCGGCTATGTTTCTAATATCACGTTTTCATTTATATCCGCTTCTGCGCTGTTCTGATTGTTTGACGCAGTTCGTATCTCTGTTTCTTTCGCTGCTCTATACTCGTTTATTTTCTCGCTGCTCTCGCTATTCATTCTCACTATCCTCTCTGCGGCTATCTCTTCGCTCTTCTCAAGGGCTGCGTATGCGCTGCTCTCTTTTTCTGGACTACTCCACGTGCTGCTCTGCTGCCATCGTTCCATATATTTCACTTGTCTGGACTGCTCTGGACTATCACTCTcatcactctctcactctcttaaTCTCACTTCTCTCACTATTTATTTCCACTCTCTCCTATATCACCTCACTTCTCTCCACTACTCTCCATTGCTCAACACTACTCTACACTTCTCTTCACTACTCAAAAGAACTACATATACACTACTCTACACTACTCTCCACTTCTCTCCACTTGACAACTTTACCCATTTCCCCACGTTGCGTACACTCACCTGCTGATACTCGAGTATATTCTGTCGCTGAATGTGCGCCAGTTTTGGATCgacgctgctgctggtggcaaACTGCGAGTACGTCTCCGCATTGTAGGGTATCAACACCATCGTCTGATGATAGTTGCGCAACGGCGGCGGCGACTCCGGCCGCCGTGTGGGACTGCGTGCAAAGTGGCTGCTGTAGCTGCTGTGCTTGCTCTGCTCAATGGCCGTGGCGGTGGCCGTCGAGGTGACGCTCTGACAGTTCTGTGCGGCGGCATACAGCAGCGAGGCATCATCGGCCGCGGTGGCGCCCTGCTGGATCATCGTCTGGCGGAACATGGCGCCGGCGGGCAGCGTTTGATAGTAGGTCTGTTGTATGGCAGCGGCATCGACGGGGAAACGTTGCTGCTCACCGCTTTCGCTGTAGAAGCTCCAGGTGCGTTGCTCCGTCTTCTGCTGGGCAATTGTGTTTGCTTGCAACGCGGcggccatttgttgttgcaactgttgctgttgttgctgctgttgctgcaactgttgctgttgttgctgctgttgttgtggcacaTTCTGTGGCGAGGGATTCTGCTGCTTGGGCTGATTGGGCATGGCATAACCTTTGACCGCCTGTGGCACCGGCTGACTGCTTATCACCGTCGTCGGTATCTGTTGGGTGAGCTGCTCCTGCATCTGGGCAAGTATCTCATTGGTGGAGCTGAACTTGGGCTTAATGCCACGCACCGAGGGACGCTTATTGAAGCCATAATCATTctgctcatcatcatcgctgCTCGCCTGCGATTGGCACTGGGATTGGGACTGGGATTGGCTGGTTGTCTCCATGCCCGTGTAGCGTttctttagctgctccgtGCGCTTCGCCTCCGCCTGGGCAAAGGCAGCCAGCTCATCCTGCTGTGAGGTCTCCGGTGTGCCGGCAATCACATCTGGCGCCACCTTGCGTGCCTCATCTGCTGCAGCTGCCCCAGCAGCGCCGCCAGCCCCACCTGCCCCACCACCCAATGCCattgctgccactgccgcaTCTCCTCCAGCTCCAGCCGCTGCGCCCAGCAGTTGACTCATATTGAAGTccgcagctgctgccgctgccgcatAGTGCGCATGCGCATGTGCCGCGTGTCCATGTTGATGTGCCGCTGCTGCGGCAGCCAGCGTGTAGTACGAGGACAGATCATCCTTGTTCCCGGCCACGCAGGCGGTCAACGGCGCCAGCGTCGAGAGGAACTGACGCTTCGGTTCCGTTTGACGCGGCGGCGTGCGGTGGATCTGTGTGTGCACCACCGGCACCTGGATGCCCATGCCCAGATCCGGAGCCGCCGGGCAGCGACATTCCTGCacagaaataaatgaaagtgaGTTTCATCTCCGAAAAAATAGCTGCTTTAAATCACTTATAATATTGACGAGCAGTCGAGTTAATCGACAAATCAATTCGAATTggaattcaattcaaatcaattcgaaaattttgaaatttttaaagcggccataactttgtcaaaactcgaCCGATTTCATTGaggaatgtaaattttatcattatttcacctctaatttgattctgcatcaaaattaaaattttgaaattttttaagcggccataactttgtcaaaactcaaccgatttttttgaggaatgtaaattttatcattatttcacctctaatttgattctgcatcaaaattaaaattttgaaattttttaagcggccataactttgtcagaactcaaccgatttttttgaggaatgtcaattttatcaatttttgtcttttaatttgattctgcatcaaaattgaaaaatttaattttttttatattactgtccatttttgcatactttcgatcactgtccatttctGTCATACTTTCCCTATGACACTTTTTGAAatacttcaaactgtcataactttggcaaaactcaaccgatttcatTGCGGATTGTCAATTGATTCATCATTTgtcctctaatttgattctgcatcaaaatttgaaaatttattttttttacattactgtccatttttgcatactttcgatcactgtccatttctGTCATACTTTCCCTATGACACTTTTTGAAatacttcaaactgtcataactttggcaaaactcaaccgatttcattgcggattgtcaatttattCATCATTTgtcctctaatttgattctgcgtcaaaatttgaacatttgtttttttttacattactgtccatttttgcatactttcgatcactgtccatttctGTCATACTTTCCCTATGACACTTTTTGAAatacttcaaactgtcataactttgtcaaaactcaaccgatttcatTGCGGAATCTCAATTTTATCATcatttgacctctaatttgattctgcatcaaaattggaaaatttaaattttttacatctCTTTCCATTTTTGACATAATTTTGATCAGTTTCCATTTCTGTCATACTTTCCTTttaacactttttcaaaaacttcaaactgtcataactttgtcaacatttaaccgattttcaatctcTAATGGTcattaaatgccaaataaaataactttttgtaCAGTCTAGTCTTTTTGTTTACTACTCACCTGCGGTATAATGACAATGGGATTCTCCTCGAGCTCCATGATCTTCTCCTGCTTCTTGTCGCGACTGAAAATGTCGGCAATTTTCTTGTAAGCCGACGAGCCACTGGATGAGCTGGACACAGAGCTGCTGGGCGAGAAACTCTTTTCGCCATTTAAGAATTTGGGAGCTAGGGCATTGGGATTCTCCTCGCCAGCGGGACTATCGCGTTGTGCCAACTCGGAGCAATCGCGTTCGCTGACCTGATCCTGATCCTGTTCAGCATCGACAACGCTGCGTGCTAGCGATAATTCCTCGGCGAGATCCTCATCAATGTCACAGGTGAGCTGCTTAATGCGATCCTCCAACGAAATGTCCGACTTGACGGCCTTTTTTCTGTCAAGGATTAAAggaataaatgcaaatgctttgGTTGGTATTTTTCAGGAATGAACAGCCAAATTTTACATATCAGCTCTATGAAGACATCTTCGAAATTGCTGCGAACaggcttaaaaattatttgtgttcAGCGTCTCAACTCGAAGCAcagcatttgctgtgtgttgttgttttttgtttttgcagaaGGCAGAAGTGTGATTGCattttgtataacagtttgtttttatacccgttacttaaaaaataagtaaaagggtatattgtgttcgttggaatgtttgtaacagggagaaggaggcttCTCCGAccacataaagtatatatattcttgatcagcatcaatagccgagtcgatataggcatgtgcgtctgtccgtccatccgtctatccgtctgttcgttcgtgtgagcgcctagatctcagagactataagagatagagataccaaattcggcgcacagatttctatagaccccacgtaGGTGAAGTTTGCttcaaatttttgacacgcccccttccggcgccgcaaatcgcgaaaattcacaacacccacagtttttgagataatacagtttttatggtaattaacgttatctattaatattatctataatatcacttaacaGCAGCAAGattggacaagtagaacgggagtaatagctaaccaaagctattaataaagttaatttttcaatacaatcacctaaaagtatgcagtagtaatttctttaaagtacttttatatatattgaaataagtaacgggtatgcTTTGGTaaggatctcgactatagcctttcccactggCTTGTGATATATTCGTTGCTGCACTTACTTGATCAGGGAACGTCGCAGAATGTTGCGTTCCATGCTGCGTCGCAAGGTGTCGGAGTCGCCACAGCTGCCGGGCAAATGGGTGACCAGGCAGCCGGCCCGCTTGGACTCATCGAAGGCACGTAATGCCTCCGAGGTCAAGACCGGTGCCTGCTGGGCCGACACGCTGGGAAATAGTTGACGTACCGCCGAATTGGGACGTAGCGCATTATTGAACAGCGTCGAATGCTTCTTGATGGGAATCAACTCGTTTATCTGATTCTCACTGTCATCCATCTCGCCGGCCAGGGATTGACCATCGCCATCTGTGCCGGCATTGGCCTGATCCTCGGTCACAAAACGCACAGAACGCTTTGTGGCACCACTCTCGTCCTCGGAGGTGGTGTTGTTCTGGTCATCCGATTGCTGTCAAgtcagaaaataattataatatatttatacaaatattttaatctttataaataaagctttttaaatttatttataagcaacTACTGCAATGCACACTAGaaatatttagtattaaattaaaaatgcaagacaaattacaaaatttctttaattgaaaaaaatttaaataaataatattttaaatttgattttgaatggttttgttaaattttttgttataactGTATATGTTTGTTAAATGCCAAATAAGACAATCGAGACCAGAAATTCGCATTGATATTagtcattaaataaaaatgcaagataaatttaaaatgcaagataaattaaaaaaatttctttaattgaaaaaaatttaaatgaataatattttaaatttgtttttgaatgGTTTTAGTAAATCTTTTGTTATtactgtatttatttgttaaaagcCAAATAAGACAATCGAGTACAGAAATTCGCtttaatattagtttttaaattaaaatgcaagataaaaagataaaaatttctttgattgaaaaaaatgtaaacaaataatatttttaatttgtttttgaatggttttagtaaatttcttttttaattttttttttttttttgttaaacgCCTAATAAGGACATCGAGACCAAAAATTCGATTTAATattagttattaaattaatatttcaacgAAAAATGAAATCTTTAACTAAAcattagatttaaaatttataacttaaaaatctggcaaatttttaaattaagttatagACGCGTCAATTAATATCAGCGGTGTTCCAAAAATTTAAGACCACCGAAAACCAACCGAAATTTTATGGGTTCTTGGCTGCTTTTCAGTTGGTTTGTATTTTTGGTAcactataaattttttattgtattaattaatttattaatttattatttaattttattatttaagtactcatttattaattgttttagttATTCGAGtacaatgttaaaaaaaagtaaataaatgttcaaaatcaaatgataaatttaaataaaatagtacaGAACTTAacgaattaatttaatttattgcagttGGTTTtcaatagatttaaaaattacaatttaaaaaaaattacattattacaaaattttgaaaacaataaaaagaaggcaacaacaaattaatatttatttattgtaaagaAACTGttctaattaataaaaaatattatttattaaaaaaaaaaaggctgcAGCTGTTACTCACCTGTGAGATGGAGTCCTGCTTCCAGAGCTTGCCGCCTTTTAGAATGCCGCTGATCTGTGTGGCCGACGTCTCCTTGGGCGGTATGGGTGGCGGTTTCAGCTCATCATATTGATCCGTTgcagaagctgctgctgctgcagcggcagcggcggcggcggcggcagcggcaaccgctgctgctgctgccgttgcacTTGCCTTGGCGGGCAGCGCCGGTGGCAACAAATCCGATGAAGCAGCTCCAGTTGCTCCAGTTCCAACCGTagctgctgctccagctgctcctgctgctgctgctccggTGGCGACATCCTCGTGCGCCTCACGGATGATGCGTCGCTCGGTCACTGTGGTCATAGTGGTAATAGTTTCAACAACAAATCTTTTTTTCTTGGCTGTGCTACTGCTCGCTGCCGGCAGCAAGTTGGAGCCATAGCTGGAACCGGTAACGGAAACGGTACCACATGCGGAACCGGGTCTGCTACTGCTACTGCtacttgtacttgtacttgtacttatatttgtatttatactGCCCGAATCCTTTCTAACTTTGACTGTCATACACTCGCAACGGAATTAAGCACATTTTGTATCGTATGTACGAGTGTGTGTAACAATGTGTTGCATATGCCACAGCGAGCCGCATTATTGTTTGTTGGTGGACAAGTTGTCGGAGTAGTCGAGTGGACAAAAGAGAgcattgtacat of Drosophila innubila isolate TH190305 chromosome X, UK_Dinn_1.0, whole genome shotgun sequence contains these proteins:
- the LOC117784930 gene encoding uncharacterized protein LOC117784930 yields the protein MQTLLQAHARAEYSDNSSNNTTTEVAAATKCERAQVERESQQQPQNSYTGVNCAAGVDADGDADDDDDAQRTEKFVQKEGSENALTARVLNDFFYANLCENVQSVQVATAAAAAATLSDSQQLQCSNTTATDYDLIDFEYDLIDDFVASQRLKRLQHNFQGRVNSNSNIDCVKASLRQQQPHAFVATHAEICGSNKAFCGSNVDNFVATLSEFDVQRFGEYLKAARQVQLLDINHNHKHNNNLLQTSGFQCYDELLAEFVSEQQECDSDNDSDSDNNSEYSDSNCNDCQCHDCLAAAQPNNEHNSNSLDSNCNTASRALVTSTQTTAASSYRTTSAIDSDVIKMREVNGQLRGLLKKPNRPPPTRKNRVVFDETRNEFFEADYIILIREDCAYDEEDEEPCTCGEHELVRLCCEEGCQCNYAVNATDTADGRTPQSPKFQPPIDFVDDAALSPPDGYKDNSLKNTLGGALSGHIFGAQHLQQLQVIQRLQQQRAAMLAARNSNGNSQIPPPPPPVGTAQQQQQQQQQQQQQQQQQQQPQHHATSQQHQQQTDEELQGVCTECAECAECAAKQLQDAECTSGQCSEELTPIGVPAVALLPLHTSSPERRITQKEIIAGEERPKYVLQSQYKPTAGPAVKVRKDSGSINTNISTSTSTSSSSSSRPGSACGTVSVTGSSYGSNLLPAASSSTAKKKRFVVETITTMTTVTERRIIREAHEDVATGAAAAGAAGAAATVGTGATGAASSDLLPPALPAKASATAAAAAVAAAAAAAAAAAAAAASATDQYDELKPPPIPPKETSATQISGILKGGKLWKQDSISQQSDDQNNTTSEDESGATKRSVRFVTEDQANAGTDGDGQSLAGEMDDSENQINELIPIKKHSTLFNNALRPNSAVRQLFPSVSAQQAPVLTSEALRAFDESKRAGCLVTHLPGSCGDSDTLRRSMERNILRRSLIKKKAVKSDISLEDRIKQLTCDIDEDLAEELSLARSVVDAEQDQDQVSERDCSELAQRDSPAGEENPNALAPKFLNGEKSFSPSSSVSSSSSGSSAYKKIADIFSRDKKQEKIMELEENPIVIIPQECRCPAAPDLGMGIQVPVVHTQIHRTPPRQTEPKRQFLSTLAPLTACVAGNKDDLSSYYTLAAAAAAHQHGHAAHAHAHYAAAAAAADFNMSQLLGAAAGAGGDAAVAAMALGGGAGGAGGAAGAAAADEARKVAPDVIAGTPETSQQDELAAFAQAEAKRTEQLKKRYTGMETTSQSQSQSQCQSQASSDDDEQNDYGFNKRPSVRGIKPKFSSTNEILAQMQEQLTQQIPTTVISSQPVPQAVKGYAMPNQPKQQNPSPQNVPQQQQQQQQQLQQQQQQQQQLQQQMAAALQANTIAQQKTEQRTWSFYSESGEQQRFPVDAAAIQQTYYQTLPAGAMFRQTMIQQGATAADDASLLYAAAQNCQSVTSTATATAIEQSKHSSYSSHFARSPTRRPESPPPLRNYHQTMVLIPYNAETYSQFATSSSVDPKLAHIQRQNILEYQQVTQQTIRVPIGYALPGMQLHVVSGRGHAAHYGQHPHTAAQQQQQQQQQQQHQQQQQQQQQQQHQQQQQQQRLMQQHYQFGAEGGMPGFSERGVPEGAAAVSHSDCNAMVSPTAAAVQQQQQQQQQQLQQQHQQQQQQHQQQQQVGGGAAAAAQGSVYYAMNV